TGACGGGGCAATACCCGGCTGAAGGGGCTCGCCAACTTTTAGCAAACGGTGTCACACTTTATGAGGTACTGGATGTAGATGTGTCGGATTCGTTCATGGAATGGATCGAGGGCAAGTATGCAACGATACGTGAAGAAAATTTGTACATCCTATTGGAGGAGAAGTGGGTCCATGTGTACAGGCTACAGCAGGTGACAGTTCCCTCTGTTTTGAACCGATGGCATGAAGCGCAGGATAAGTTGGATGACACACTCTCGTCGTTTATCGACAACACTCTGTTGTACGCCAGCAAGGAGAAAGACCTGTTTATGAAACCACTTTGCCGTGTGCAATTACATACAAAAATGGAACAGCGACACGTCGTAGTTGTCGTTCGCGGGAAACATTATAGAGAGGACTTACTGACGCTATCTTCCTATATTCGGGAATATCGTCCTGTTTTGATCGGGGTCGATGGCGGTGCAGATGCCCTCATGGAAGCGGGGTATCGTCCAGACCTGATTGTGGGAGATATGGATAGCGTCTCGGACAAAGCACTCCAAAGCGGAGCGGAGATCGTTGTCCATGCTTTCATGGATGGGACAGCACCTGGAACGATTCGCATAAAAGCTCTCGGTTTGCCTTTTCATGTTTTGCCAGCACCTGGTACGAGTGAGGATGTGGCGATGCTGCTAGCGTACGAAAAGGAGGCTGAGCTAATCGTCACGATCGGTGCCCATACCAATATGATTGATTTTCTGGAAAAAGGCCGCAAAGGCATGGCGAGCACGTTATTGGTTCGCACGAAGATTGGGACAAAGCTAATTGATGCCAAAGGAGTCAGTCATCTCTATCGGCCGAGCGAGTCATGGAAGCTGTGGGGTTGGTGTATAGTCGCGATGCTTCTCCCTGTTTCAGCCGCGCTCGTTATTAATCCAATCACCCGACATGCTGTACAGATGATTTGGACCAGTTGGCGGACTTGGACGTTATGAACAACGCACTTCATGGAGGTAGACATGATACCCTTCCGCTATCATTTGATATCACTGGCTGCCATATTTGTCGCACTTGGGGTAGGTATCTTGTTAGGAGGGACCGCAGGCCATTCATGGATAACACAAGGAACAAAAGGCATTCTTTCCAATATGGAAGCAAAGTACGATCGCGCTCTCAAAAGCAACCATGAATTAAGGCAGCAAATAAATCGTTTGCTGAAGGAAGTTGCGCGCAGCAACCAAGAAGTCGTCCAACTCATGAGCATACGCTATGTGGATGAACTTGCAGGAAGCAAGGTGTATGTTTGGCAGGAGGATGGCAACGTTGCTGAACAGATTACGCAACTGATGCATTCAGTAGGCATGGAAGTGATTTCTTATCACGAGGGTAATAATTGGGGAGATGGGGTGCTTTTGGTGGTAGCAAGACAAGTCCCGCTTTGGCTACGGGAAAAACAGGTGAATTCCTGGATACATGTCGTAGATGTGCCTGACTCTCCTGCAAAACAATGGGCACTTTTGGAGCAAGTGCAAAATAGATTGGCCGAGAGGAAGGGCTCACGTGAAAAAAGTTAGCGTCGTCATCCCAGCGTTCAACGAACAGGCTTCCATCGGTGATACACTCCGTGCCATCCGTGAACGTTTTTTTTGTGATGAACTAATCGTTGTTGATGATGGCAGTCAGGATGAGACGGCACACATCGCAAGCAAGTGGGCGGATAGGGTGATTCGAGCATCGCGCAATCAAGGAAAAGGTGCAGCTGTTCAATTGGGCTGGAAGTGTGCCAGTGGGGATGTGGTCATGCTTCTCGACGGTGATTTGCGAGACAGCGCAGCAGAAGCAGCACATTTGCTTACGCCTGTGCTACAAGATGTCTGTGATATGGCGGTAGCTGTTCTGCCACCTCCGCAAGTGAAAGCAGGTCTCGGATTAGCAAAAGGCTTGGCCCATCATGGCATCCGGATGTTGACAGGCTTTGAAGCAAAAGCACCTTTATCGGGACAACGGGCAATACGTCGCGAGCTTCTTGACCGATTGGGGAGTCAGGATAAGGGATTTGGCCTAGAGGTGGGGCTCACTGTCGATGCTTTGCGGGCAGGGTATCGTGTAGCGGAGGTCCCTGTCTTTTTTTCGCATCGTGAAACGAAAAACGATTGGGCAGGCTTCAGTCATCGCGGGAAGGAGTTTGTCGCGATTAGCCGAACGCTATGCTGGAAATGGTGGGAGGGCCAAGCGTGGAAACGAAAATCATGATGCTCATGATGCTCGTCGCGGTCGTTATTCCACTGGTGCTGGACCGTCCGCTGTATAAAATCGGCACGCAAAAGCTCAAAGCTCTGGGGATGAATCGGTTTAATTTCGAAGGAGAGCCAGTACTGACAGCAGGGGGGCTCATCCTCGTGTGTTCGAGCGTTATAACAGGGATCGTGCTGATCGGACTATTTTTGCTCAGAGGGGTCAAAAGCGAGCTTCTCCTGCACGGTTTATTATTTCTAACAGGTATGATCACCATGGCCTTTTGGGGATGGCGTGATGATCGTGCACCAGATCTAGATGCAAAAGGCTTTCGTGGACATTTTGGCGTGTTATGGCGAGAGAGGCGAATCACCAGCGGGATGTGGAAGTTAATTGGAGGGACAAGCACGGCATTTTGTCTCACTCTATCTCTTGCGGATTCGTTGTGGGCAGGCTTTGTTGCCTTTGGTTTACTTGCGCTCTCACCCAATATCATTAACTTGTTTGATTTGCGGCCTGGACGAGCGATTAAAGTATTTTGGTGCTTGACAGCATTGGGAGGAGCTTTTGGCCTGTGGACAATAGGAGCCAGTACGGCGATGGCAAACTGGATTTTTTTGATCCCTGTCTTCCTTGCAAGTATGCTCATGTTTCCCCATGACGTTGGAGGCAAAATCATGCTCGGAGATACAGGGGCGAATGCCTTGGGTTTTGCAGCAGGCTTTTCCTTTGTCATCGGGACACCGATTTATGTTCAGGCGAGTATGCTCGTGCTTTTCCTGTGTATGCAGATTGCGGCAGAATTTTGCTCGTTTTCCCGCGTGATTGAACAGGTCAGTTGGCTCCGACGACTCGATCAATGGGGGAGAGTTACAGAAGCTGAAAATAAAAAAAACCAGACTGGCTCGTCCGGTTTGGTCTAGTCCTCGTCATCAGGTTCAGGAACCATGAAACGGGGCTGTACGCGATTTTTTTTGCGTTCATGATGGAGAATAAATCCGGCAATAAACCATACAGGGATAGCAAAAGCCAGTATACCTAAAATGAGTTTTCCCCATAAAAATCCAACATCCGGAGAGGCAGAATAAAAAAATGCGTCACGGATTAATTTGATTCCGTACATGGCGATTGCCGCCGGGATTACCATAATTAAGAGTGCAATGATTTTCTGAAATACCAAGGGTTTTCACCCCTTTCTCGAATGCGTAAACAACTACAACAACCACAGTATGGTCATTTCATCATAGCGAATGCCAACAGCCTTGTCCACCGTACCTGTTGCACACGAACGAGCGCACGTTAGGGAAGAACGCCTGTCCATCAACGGTTTGTTGGAGTACAATGGTAACGAGTAAGATCGTAAACAGTAGGATCGTAAAGAGGTTGTTCAAAAAGTGAGGGATCTCTCGCATGCACAAGCTGCTCATCGTTGGTGCGGGACGTGGTGGAACAGCACTCCTGCGGATGCTAAACCAGATGGACCGATTACAAGTCGTTGCTGTTGTTGATCAGCGGCCTGACGCCCCAGGCATACTGCTCGCTCAATCATTGGGGATTCCTGTCGACCAGGATTATCAGCCTTATTTGGATGAGGATCTGGATGTCATTTTAGAAGCTACAGGGGACCTGGGGGAGTATGAGCATCTCAGGCGATTAAAGAAAGATAAGACGGTGCTCATCCCGGGAACGTTTACGAGAATCGTCATGAAATTGATTCGGGAACGCGATAAGCTGATTGCAGTCTTGATGCAAAATCAGCGGGAGCGGGAAACGATGCTGAACTCCACGCATGATGCGATTATCGGGGTCAATCGCCAAGGAATTATTACGTTGTTCAACAAAGCCGCAGAGCGATTGATGGGCATCGAGGCGAGTGAAGTGCTGGATACAAAAGTTTCGGAGCGTATACCGAACACTCGGTTACATATCGTATTAAAGACAGGCTCTCCCGAATTGAATCAAGAGCAGGTATTGCCGAACCAGACGCGGATTATTACAAACCGCGTGCCCGTTCGCAACGATCGTGGGGAAGTTGTCGGAGCTGTTGCCATTTTCCGTGATATTACAGAAATCATGGCGTTGGCAGAAGAAGTGACGAACTTGAAGGATTTGCAGAGCATGCTGCAAGCGATTATTCAATCATCGGACGAAGCGATATCAGTCGTTGACCAATACGGGAATGGGCTTTTGATCAACCCGGCCTACACGAGGCTTACGGGTTTTTCGCAAGAAGACATTATCGGAAAACCAGCGACGGTAGACATTTCTGAAGGCGATAGTATGCACATGCAAGTCCTGAAAACGAAGAAGGCAGTGAGAGGCGTCCCTATGAAATTGGGACCAAAGCGCAAGGACGTCGTGGTCAATGTTGCACCTGTTGTGGTCGATGGGGAGATGAAAGGAAGCGTTGGCGTCATTCACGATGTCTCCGAATTCAAGCGCCTGACAGAAGAGCTGGAGAGCGCTCGCCGTATCATCCGCAATTTGGAGGCAAAATATAGCTTTGCAGACATCATCGGCTATAGCGAATCCATGCAGCAAGCGATCGAGCAAGCCAAAAAGGCGGCGTCCACACCAGCAACTGTCCTTCTTCGTGGGGAATCGGGAACGGG
The window above is part of the Brevibacillus brevis NBRC 100599 genome. Proteins encoded here:
- the steA gene encoding putative cytokinetic ring protein SteA, coding for MGKRNGSAAHSYTAVVAADLKTKQLCKRLHSHHIAIIDHPDVDEIAAQSLLERGVKVVLNLSPFMTGQYPAEGARQLLANGVTLYEVLDVDVSDSFMEWIEGKYATIREENLYILLEEKWVHVYRLQQVTVPSVLNRWHEAQDKLDDTLSSFIDNTLLYASKEKDLFMKPLCRVQLHTKMEQRHVVVVVRGKHYREDLLTLSSYIREYRPVLIGVDGGADALMEAGYRPDLIVGDMDSVSDKALQSGAEIVVHAFMDGTAPGTIRIKALGLPFHVLPAPGTSEDVAMLLAYEKEAELIVTIGAHTNMIDFLEKGRKGMASTLLVRTKIGTKLIDAKGVSHLYRPSESWKLWGWCIVAMLLPVSAALVINPITRHAVQMIWTSWRTWTL
- a CDS encoding copper transporter translates to MIPFRYHLISLAAIFVALGVGILLGGTAGHSWITQGTKGILSNMEAKYDRALKSNHELRQQINRLLKEVARSNQEVVQLMSIRYVDELAGSKVYVWQEDGNVAEQITQLMHSVGMEVISYHEGNNWGDGVLLVVARQVPLWLREKQVNSWIHVVDVPDSPAKQWALLEQVQNRLAERKGSREKS
- a CDS encoding glycosyltransferase family 2 protein; translated protein: MKKVSVVIPAFNEQASIGDTLRAIRERFFCDELIVVDDGSQDETAHIASKWADRVIRASRNQGKGAAVQLGWKCASGDVVMLLDGDLRDSAAEAAHLLTPVLQDVCDMAVAVLPPPQVKAGLGLAKGLAHHGIRMLTGFEAKAPLSGQRAIRRELLDRLGSQDKGFGLEVGLTVDALRAGYRVAEVPVFFSHRETKNDWAGFSHRGKEFVAISRTLCWKWWEGQAWKRKS
- a CDS encoding UDP-N-acetylmuramyl pentapeptide phosphotransferase encodes the protein METKIMMLMMLVAVVIPLVLDRPLYKIGTQKLKALGMNRFNFEGEPVLTAGGLILVCSSVITGIVLIGLFLLRGVKSELLLHGLLFLTGMITMAFWGWRDDRAPDLDAKGFRGHFGVLWRERRITSGMWKLIGGTSTAFCLTLSLADSLWAGFVAFGLLALSPNIINLFDLRPGRAIKVFWCLTALGGAFGLWTIGASTAMANWIFLIPVFLASMLMFPHDVGGKIMLGDTGANALGFAAGFSFVIGTPIYVQASMLVLFLCMQIAAEFCSFSRVIEQVSWLRRLDQWGRVTEAENKKNQTGSSGLV
- a CDS encoding DUF2627 domain-containing protein; this translates as MVFQKIIALLIMVIPAAIAMYGIKLIRDAFFYSASPDVGFLWGKLILGILAFAIPVWFIAGFILHHERKKNRVQPRFMVPEPDDED
- a CDS encoding sigma 54-interacting transcriptional regulator, which translates into the protein MHKLLIVGAGRGGTALLRMLNQMDRLQVVAVVDQRPDAPGILLAQSLGIPVDQDYQPYLDEDLDVILEATGDLGEYEHLRRLKKDKTVLIPGTFTRIVMKLIRERDKLIAVLMQNQRERETMLNSTHDAIIGVNRQGIITLFNKAAERLMGIEASEVLDTKVSERIPNTRLHIVLKTGSPELNQEQVLPNQTRIITNRVPVRNDRGEVVGAVAIFRDITEIMALAEEVTNLKDLQSMLQAIIQSSDEAISVVDQYGNGLLINPAYTRLTGFSQEDIIGKPATVDISEGDSMHMQVLKTKKAVRGVPMKLGPKRKDVVVNVAPVVVDGEMKGSVGVIHDVSEFKRLTEELESARRIIRNLEAKYSFADIIGYSESMQQAIEQAKKAASTPATVLLRGESGTGKELFAHAIHNESERKYNQFIRVNCAAISESLLESELFGYEEGAFTGARRGGKRGLFEEASGGTIFLDEIGELSMSMQVMLLRVLQEREVVRVGGTKPINIDVRVIAATHVNLEAAIGAGRFREDLYYRLHVVPIHIPPLRQRLEDIKPIAMHLLRKANLEYGRNVEELHEETLQMLLSYHWPGNVRELENVLGRAMIHMRINERIIMPEHLPPLERRIVSTKKEELPQEGSTGTTLKEAVEKAERQHILRELAAAKGNRTLAAKRLGIAIRSLYYKMEKLGIMDVQEE